TGCAGGGATTCGAGGAAAATGACCCCGGAAAATGCCCCGTCTGTCCACCGGGCTCCGTTAATTTTCAGTGGTATTGGGGCGGAGTGGGCAACCGGCTGATTCAGGCCCTGAACGTACCGGTGGCTTTTTATCAGAACGGCATGGCGTCAACCAGCGTGGTGGAGTGGCGCAACAGCAGCCAGGGCCGGAATACGCCGTTTACAAACGGAACGCCCCGGTTTGTGAACGGTTTTCCGTACCGTAACCTGAAGAACTTCCTGACGGGTCGGGCGCGGCAAACGGGCCTGCGGGCGATCCTCTGGCACCAGGGGGAGAACGACCGCCGGGATGATCCAACAACCCCAAACGGTTCGCCCTCCAATTCTGCCGGTAGTTTTCCGCGGGCCAGACGGTATTTCGACGTGCGAACCAATTCGGTAAACACGGCGGAGAACGACGCCGACGTACTCAACGATCTGATTGGACAAACCCGCGTGGACCTGGGAGCCGATGTGCCCTGGGTAGTTGCGCAAACCAGTCGCCTGCGCAGCCTGAGTGATCCGCTGATCCGGGAAGATCAGATTAAAGTGATTGGCTACGCCAGCCATCAGAATACCAATCCGTCCGCCCCGCCCAAAACCTTTGGCGACCCGTATGTTTCGCCCTACGGTCGTTCAAATATTTTCACCGGGCCCAACACCGACCAGTTTGACGACTCATACCGGCTGCCGGACCCCGACAAAACGCATTTCACCAGCGCGGGGCAGAGCGTCGTCGCGGCCGAATGGCACAAAGCAATGACCACGCCGTACAACGGGCAGTCGTTCTTCGGCAACGCTGTTCCCGTTCTGAACCGGGGCGAGGTAACCGGAGTAACGTCTGTGACCTGCACGCCCGTTGCGTCCTGTAATTTTGCCGTCACCACAACGCCGGTCAGCGCCAGTTGCAACACGGCCACGACCCTGACGGCGGGGTGTACGGGCAGCGATTGTGGCAGCGTGACGTATGCCTGGAACGGGAACGGGGTCGCGAAGACGGGCGCATCGGTTGGCATAACGACGCCAGCCACCGCGGGCGTTTACAGCTATACGGTAACGGCTACGAAAGCAGGATGCGCCACTAAAAGCTCGGTGCTTGCACTGACGGTCAACTGCGCCACGACGCCCCCGCCGGTCGTTACTGGTAACTTTGACGGTCACCTGTATGCGGCCGACTGCGAATCCTTCCAGGGATGGGTTTGGGATGCCAACCAGAAAAACACCCCGATTTCCGTACAACTTCTGGACGGAACCCAGGTAATAGCGACCCTGACAGCGGGTGAATTCCGGCAGGACCTGCTTAACGCGGGGAAGGGCGACGGACGGCACGCGTTCCAGTACGCGATACCTACTAATCTGAAAGATGGTCTGAAACATACCCTGTCGGCGCGGGTGACGGGCAGTACGTTCGTCCTGAAAAGTGGCCCGAAAATAATTCAGTGCCAAGCAACGGGCACACCGCCACCCGCCACTAACAACCTGCCCCAGCCGCCCACCGTGGCCCCGCTAACTGCCCAGCAGGGGGTAGCGTATTCCGCCACCTTGCCGGCCTTTACCGATCCGGACGGCGAAGCCCTTTCGTACAGCCTGACCTCGCTGCCGGGCGGGTTGAGTTTCAACGCAACCAGCCGGGTGCTGAGCGGAACACCAACGGGCAGCGGTACTTTTTCGATGCCTTATAAAGCAACCGATCCGCGGGGTGGAGCCGGAACCACCACGGTCACCCTAACCGTTCAGCCGCCGGTTACTCAACCGCCTTCGTCGACGACCGTAACCGGTAATTTTGAAGGGTACCTGGATAAGGTCGAGTGCGGAACAATCCGGGGCTGGATCTGGGACCGTAACAAGCCCAACACGCCGATGACGCTGGAGTTTTTCGCCAACGGAACCTCAATCGGGACAACGGAAGCCAACATTTTCCGGCAGGATTTGCTTGACGCCAAGAAGGGAAATGGCGTTCACGGCTACAGCTTTACAACCCCGGCCAGCCTGAAAAACAACACAACGTACCAGATCAGCGCCAAAATCAAGAACAGTACGTACGTGCTGAAGGGAGCGCCCAAAACGCTGACCTGCTCAAGTTCGGCGGCCCGGTTGTCGGCGGGTGTGGACGGCGGTAAACTGGCGGTGACCGTGCTGGGCAACCCCGTCACCGAAACCGTGGAAGTTGAAATCCGGGGAGCCGAGGGGCAGCCGGTTCACTTGCAACTGACCGACCTGAACGGCCGGAATGTAACGGAGCGCGAAGTACCTGCCGCTGACGCCATTGAAGTTCAGCGGTTGACCATCGGTCGGCAACAGGCCGGGTTGCTGCTGCTGCGGGTTCGAAGCGGTCAGCAAGCCGTTACTCTAAAGGTTCTCAAACAATAATTCGGTTAATGTTAAGCAACAGCCCGGACCCCGAAATCCGGGCTGTTTTTGTTTTAATCCGGGCTTCTTCGACGCTCAGGTGAGTTGTCAACTATGTTTACAGGTCTGGTAAATCCGGCGTCGAAAAGCTTGCTTTAACAATCGAATTTGCAGATTATCAACCAATCCGCTAATTTACCATGATGTTTCCGGCTCGGTAACAAATGAAACTAGTCCCATTCGTAATTCTGATCATCTGGTGGTTGGCCTTCGGGTTGCCAGACGTTTCGGGAGCCTCCAAAGACCCACTGAATCAGTCGCTCCGGATTGATCACATCGGGGTCGATGAAGGCTTGACGCAGGGGTCGGTGTATCATATTCTGAACGATAGCCGGGGGTTTCTCTGGCTCGGCACTCAGGACGGTCTGAACCGGTACGACGGCGCTCATTTCCGGCACTACCGTCCCGACATGACGAACCCGAACGCTATTGTCGGCATTAACATTTCCGGGATCGTCGAGGATCGCAACGGCAACCTTTGGGTCGGTACTGAATACGGCCTGAACTATTACGACCGCGCAACGGACCGCTTTTCCTGCATCTATTCGTACTCTAAGTCGAAAAGGCCGTTAAAGAGCAAAACCATACCGTTTTACGCCAATGGGCAGGAAGTGCTGTATTATAGCGAAACGGAGGGGCTGGTTTCGTTGACCATTAAAACGAAGCAGAAGCTGGTGCTTGACCCCACGATCCGGCCCACGCACGAATACGACCAGCTCAACTCGACCGTCCGGACACCGCTGGGCGATGTCTGGCTTCACGCACCCACCGGTTTGATCCGTTACAATCTTTACGAGCGCCGGGCGCATTATTATTTCAGCAGCCACCCCGACAACGAAGCCGGTCCGTCGATGGGCGTCTTTTCGTTCCACTGCGATTCGGCGGGCGTCGTGTGGCTGGGGACCGCAACCGGACTGATTCGGTTTGAACCGCAGACGGGGCGTTACCAGACGTTTCTGCCCGGCGAGGGCCGGAATTTAACCTCCATTTACACCATCGCTGAAGACCACAACGGCCGGTTGTGGCTCGGCACGCAGCGCGGGGGAATCTGGCTCTTCGACAAATCGGACAAACGGTTTAGCCAGGTGGGCGGCTTTTCCAACAGCGCCCGTCAGTTAGCGGACTACGAAATCTGCAAAATTCACATCGACCGGCAGGGCATCATCTGGGCCAATACCGACCCCGACGGCCTGGCCCGGATTGTGCCGGGTAGCACGTTTTTTGGCGGTATGGCCGTTTCGCAGAATGAATCTCATGAGGCCAAAGATCCCACCACGCTCAGCCATTTTGTGGTCCGGGGGTTTTTGGAAACCTCGCCGACCGAAATGTGGATTGCAACCGAGCGCAGCCTCGACGTGCTGGACCGGACCCAGAACCGCATCATCCGGCGCTACCTGACCCAGGCCAAACACAGCGATTTGCCGTCGCGTACGCTGATCAAGTGCCTGTATAAAGATCCGTTGAACCGGATTTGGGTGGGGACGAACGGCGGTGTTTTTACGTTTGACAAAGCCCGGTCAACGTTTAGCAAAATTCCGTTACCGGGGTCGGCCAACAGCAAAGTGGTCGAAAATTACGTTCGTCGGTTGCTGGCGCTCGATGACAACACCATCCTGACGGCTACGGAAGACGGTCTTTTTCTACTGGATGTGCGTCAGCGGACGTTCAGACTGCTGCCCACGCTGGCGAATAAGAATATTTTTAGCTTTGCCCGGGATCGGGCCGGTCGGTACTGGGTTGGCATTTATTCCGATGGTTTCTACTGCTACGAGCGGGCTCCCATTGGCAAAGATACCCGTCCGCAACGGATTGTCCGGGGGTTGGACGGCTACACCATTTTATATTTTTACGAGGACCCCGTCCGGCCCATTGTCTGGATGGCGACCGACAAAGGGCTGGCGGCTTTTAATACCAAGACCGGGCGGATTCAGCTTTACGATCACCGGCACGGTTTGGCCAATCCATTCGTGTATGGTATTTTACCCGATCATCAGAACCGGCTTTGGATCAGTACCAACCGCGGGATTTCATTTTTCAACCCGACCACCAGCACGTTCAAGAACTTCGACCTCACTGACGGTTTGCAGGGCTACGAATTCAACGGCAATGCGTATTACCGCACCCAGGACGGTGAGTTGTTTTTCGGGGGCGTCAACGGTTTCAACCGGTTTTACCCCGAGCAGTTTCGGACGAGTTCGTACATGCCATCGGTGCACATTCACAAAATGACCGTCAATGAAGCGCCGTACCAGTCTGACAGCTACATCGGAGAAACCTCCCGGCTTGAACTCCCGTACAACCAGAATACCGTAGCCCTCGAATTTACGGCGTTGGATTATTACAGCAACGGCCGTAACCAGTATCAGTATCAGTTGGTTGGCTACGACGACCAATGGGTGCAGTCCGGCAATGCTACTTACGTCCGGTACGCAAACCTGCCGCCGGGTACATACGTATTCCGGGTCAAAGCCGCCAACAAAGACGGGCAATGGAGTCCGAAAATCAGGCGGTTAACCATGATAATCCAGCCCCCGTTCTGGCAGCGGGCCTGGTTTCTGTCGTTGATGGCCCTGCTGGTTGGCGCTGCGGCTTATTACTGGGTTCGCCGGCGCGAAAACCGGATACACCGGCAGCACCAGCGGAACACGCGGCTGGCCGTTGAGTTGCAGGAGCAGATCAAGAAAAACCTGGCCCGCGACCTGCACGACGAGATTGGTGCCCAACTGGCGACCCTGAAGCTGTACGTCAGTCGGCTGACCGATCCGCCTGGTCAGCCGGCGCGCTCCACCTCCCTGAGCGAGCTGGCCCGCGAACTCATCACCGACATCATTGGCAACATCCGTAACCTGCTGCGTGAACTGAGCCCCCGAACGCTCGAGCAGTACGGTTATGCCGCAGCCGTGGAGGAACTTTTATCGCGCATCGACCGCACGACGCTGGAAACCCATTTCTGGGCCGACGAACTGCCGTCACGGCTGGAGGCTGAAACCGAATTGATGCTTTACCGGATTACGCAGGAGTTGCTGAACAATACACTCAAACACGCCAATGCCCGGCAGGTCAGCATCCGGCTGGTGTTTGAATCCCCGCTGGTCAAACTCTACTACAGCGATGACGGCCAGGGCTTCGACCTCAAGGAAGCCCGGCGGGGGCTGGGAATCGGTAACATCGAATCCCGTGTGGCCCTGATCAACGGGGATATCGACTGGCAGTCGACGCCCGGTGAAGGAACGCGGGTTATTGTAACGCTGCCGTTCCGGGCATCGAACCGGTTTTTGTCACTGAACCGGCTGGAACGGTCGCTTAGAAAAGTGACGACATTGTTTTAAACTTGCCTTTGGTTATGGCAAATTTACGCATCAACGGACGGGTCTGGCTCGAAGCGCAGGAACGGTTTTTTGGAATTGGTCGGATGGAGCTACTGGAACGAATCCAGCAAACGGGTTCGATCAACCAGGCCGCCAAAGAAATGAAGATGTCTTACAAACGCGCCTGGGAACTGGTCCAATCCATGAACAGCCAGGCCGATGCCCCACTGGTCAGCACCCAAACTGGCGGGGAGCGGGGCGGGGGCGCCGTCGTTACCGAAGAGGGGCTTAAATACCTTACCTACTACCGGGGGCTGCAGGACCGGTTTCAGCAATTTCTCGCCCAGGAAGTCCATCACTTACCCATTTGATCTCCGGGGAAAGCCGGCTTTGATGTTGGTTTTGAAGAGCGGCCTGAAAGAAATCACAGTAAAGTAATAGTGTCTGATAAATGCTTTTTATTGGCGATCTGCTGAGATTTTGAACCCTGGTTAAATGGGGTTTACAAAAAAATAATTTTTTAGAAAACCGG
This Larkinella insperata DNA region includes the following protein-coding sequences:
- a CDS encoding putative Ig domain-containing protein, producing MQKKLLSIVGFIGILLLSATRLSAQVTLSWPQNGMVFQRGQDNKASVKFIVTSTNGQAISSLQLLFYKYALAGGTQGPLNPVTGSSQGWTTVTISNAGTCQVTALVDMAGGMYKVRAKDNSGRETADFDIGVGEVFAIAGQSNASGLYNPTYPVNETGNPTFVRFFNEKDQSNGMQGFEENDPGKCPVCPPGSVNFQWYWGGVGNRLIQALNVPVAFYQNGMASTSVVEWRNSSQGRNTPFTNGTPRFVNGFPYRNLKNFLTGRARQTGLRAILWHQGENDRRDDPTTPNGSPSNSAGSFPRARRYFDVRTNSVNTAENDADVLNDLIGQTRVDLGADVPWVVAQTSRLRSLSDPLIREDQIKVIGYASHQNTNPSAPPKTFGDPYVSPYGRSNIFTGPNTDQFDDSYRLPDPDKTHFTSAGQSVVAAEWHKAMTTPYNGQSFFGNAVPVLNRGEVTGVTSVTCTPVASCNFAVTTTPVSASCNTATTLTAGCTGSDCGSVTYAWNGNGVAKTGASVGITTPATAGVYSYTVTATKAGCATKSSVLALTVNCATTPPPVVTGNFDGHLYAADCESFQGWVWDANQKNTPISVQLLDGTQVIATLTAGEFRQDLLNAGKGDGRHAFQYAIPTNLKDGLKHTLSARVTGSTFVLKSGPKIIQCQATGTPPPATNNLPQPPTVAPLTAQQGVAYSATLPAFTDPDGEALSYSLTSLPGGLSFNATSRVLSGTPTGSGTFSMPYKATDPRGGAGTTTVTLTVQPPVTQPPSSTTVTGNFEGYLDKVECGTIRGWIWDRNKPNTPMTLEFFANGTSIGTTEANIFRQDLLDAKKGNGVHGYSFTTPASLKNNTTYQISAKIKNSTYVLKGAPKTLTCSSSAARLSAGVDGGKLAVTVLGNPVTETVEVEIRGAEGQPVHLQLTDLNGRNVTEREVPAADAIEVQRLTIGRQQAGLLLLRVRSGQQAVTLKVLKQ
- a CDS encoding ligand-binding sensor domain-containing protein; translated protein: MKLVPFVILIIWWLAFGLPDVSGASKDPLNQSLRIDHIGVDEGLTQGSVYHILNDSRGFLWLGTQDGLNRYDGAHFRHYRPDMTNPNAIVGINISGIVEDRNGNLWVGTEYGLNYYDRATDRFSCIYSYSKSKRPLKSKTIPFYANGQEVLYYSETEGLVSLTIKTKQKLVLDPTIRPTHEYDQLNSTVRTPLGDVWLHAPTGLIRYNLYERRAHYYFSSHPDNEAGPSMGVFSFHCDSAGVVWLGTATGLIRFEPQTGRYQTFLPGEGRNLTSIYTIAEDHNGRLWLGTQRGGIWLFDKSDKRFSQVGGFSNSARQLADYEICKIHIDRQGIIWANTDPDGLARIVPGSTFFGGMAVSQNESHEAKDPTTLSHFVVRGFLETSPTEMWIATERSLDVLDRTQNRIIRRYLTQAKHSDLPSRTLIKCLYKDPLNRIWVGTNGGVFTFDKARSTFSKIPLPGSANSKVVENYVRRLLALDDNTILTATEDGLFLLDVRQRTFRLLPTLANKNIFSFARDRAGRYWVGIYSDGFYCYERAPIGKDTRPQRIVRGLDGYTILYFYEDPVRPIVWMATDKGLAAFNTKTGRIQLYDHRHGLANPFVYGILPDHQNRLWISTNRGISFFNPTTSTFKNFDLTDGLQGYEFNGNAYYRTQDGELFFGGVNGFNRFYPEQFRTSSYMPSVHIHKMTVNEAPYQSDSYIGETSRLELPYNQNTVALEFTALDYYSNGRNQYQYQLVGYDDQWVQSGNATYVRYANLPPGTYVFRVKAANKDGQWSPKIRRLTMIIQPPFWQRAWFLSLMALLVGAAAYYWVRRRENRIHRQHQRNTRLAVELQEQIKKNLARDLHDEIGAQLATLKLYVSRLTDPPGQPARSTSLSELARELITDIIGNIRNLLRELSPRTLEQYGYAAAVEELLSRIDRTTLETHFWADELPSRLEAETELMLYRITQELLNNTLKHANARQVSIRLVFESPLVKLYYSDDGQGFDLKEARRGLGIGNIESRVALINGDIDWQSTPGEGTRVIVTLPFRASNRFLSLNRLERSLRKVTTLF
- a CDS encoding winged helix-turn-helix domain-containing protein — its product is MANLRINGRVWLEAQERFFGIGRMELLERIQQTGSINQAAKEMKMSYKRAWELVQSMNSQADAPLVSTQTGGERGGGAVVTEEGLKYLTYYRGLQDRFQQFLAQEVHHLPI